The region AGCCTTTGACAGCTTCAATTTCTAGTTTCAAAACACCATCTATAAAAGTAGTTTTTGCAACAGGAATCCCTGTCGCTTTCTGATCTGGACTATCCATCGTTGCAGTATATCCATTTTCAGTTTTTACTATATGAATAACTACTCTTAATTGAGCACCTGGGACTTTTAAAAGACCATTCCAATCTCCTAGAATTTCATTTCCAAATATTGCAGAAGAAGTCAGAACAAAAGTTAGAATAAGTATTATTTTTTTCATTTTTAGCAGAATTGGTTTGATTACAGATTATTTTCTTTTTTAGTATGGCTTTTAAATTTTAAATAGGAATAAGCAATAGGAGCAATTGCAATGGCAAAAACAATTATCATAAATACTTTAGAAAAACCAGCACTTTCAAAAATCAAACTTCCTAAAATGATAATTAGACCTGCAACAAACCAAAGTTTCCCAGCAAAAACATGTGTTGTTTTCCAAATTTCTGGATTTTCTAAAGTCCACGGTGTTCTGATTCCTATAAAATAGTTTGGTTGCATTACTTTAAAATAATTGCCTAAAATCATAAATAAAGCACCAAGCAATACAAAAACAAAACTTGGACTCGAAATAGTTTGGCTTTTTGTGCTGTAAATAATAAACAAGGCTAAAATTGACATAAATAGAACTAAAATAAATTTGAGCTGATACAATTTCCCTCCCATTAAAGACATTCTCTTTTTAGGATCAATCTTTGAAATCACAGACAGGATTACATAAGTTAAAACAGGAAGCATGAAAAGCATTCCAATTAAGCTAAGTTTATTTCCCCAATTATCAATCTCTCCTTTAGAGTTCCAATGAATGGGAACGGTTTCAGGAAGCTCATTCCAGATTGTTGCTAAATAAACAAAAGGCACCAAAATAATTCCAATAATTGGAAGCTCTTTTTTAAATTCTAAATTCATTTTTTATTTTTTAAAGGTTAGTATCCATTGCAAAACATCTTCCATTATGGTGGTATTGATAGAATATATGATGAATTGCCCTCTTTTCTCGGATGTAATTAAATCTGCACGCTTTAAAATATCCAAATGATGTGAAATGCTTGGTTTCGAAATATTAAATGCATCAGCAATTTCGCCGGCAGACATATCTTTCTGTCTTAAAAGCTCCAAAATTTCTCTTCTGGTTGCATCATTTAATGCTTTAAAAATATCATTCATTTCATTTATATATTTAGACAAATATCTAAATACTTTTTAAACTAACAAAAAAAAGCAGTAATTTTTTACATTACTGCTTTCAAATATTTTCATGAACCTGTTAAAACTTATGTTCGTCTTTACTAATTACCAAAAATGAAATTAAGGATATCAGTGCTGCAATAACTAAATAAAAGCCTACATAACTCACATCATATGTCTTAGCTAGCCAAATTGCAATCATCGGCGCAAAAGCAGCTCCAAGAATTCCTGCCATATTAAATGTTAATGACGCTCCGGAATAACGAACATTGGTTGGAAATAACTCTGATAAAAAAGTTCCTAACGGACCATAAGTAAATCCCATTAAAGACATTCCGATACAAGCAAAAGTAGTAACTAAAACAATGTTTCCGGAACTTAAGAAATAAGCAAAGAAAAATCCGAAAACAGCAATCGCTGCCGTAGCTAAAATAAGCATCTTACGGCGACCAATTTTGTCTGCCACTACAGCAGAAATTGGAATAAAAAGAGCAAAAAACAACACAGAAAACAATTGAATTAATAATCCGTCTCTTTTTACAATCCCTAAGTCTGATGTTGCCCAGCTCAGGGTAAAAACTGTCATTAAATAAAAAACCAGGAATGTTGTAATAGCTGCAAACGTTCCAAAAATCAATTGGTTTTTATATGATTTCACTAATTCTAAAAACGGTACTTTAACTTCTTCCTGCTCTTTTTTAGAATTTTCGAAAGAAGGTGTTTCAGTAATTTTTGTTCTAATATAAAAACCAACAATTACCAGAAGTGCACTGGCAATAAATGGAATTCTCCATCCATAATCCATAAAATCTTCATTGCTCATAGAGTCGGTTAATAACAGGAAAGTTCCTCCTGAAAGTAATAATCCGATTGGAGCTCCCAATTGTGGAAACATTCCGTACCAGGCACGTTTATTTGGTGGTGCGTTTTCGATAGCCAACAAAACAGCTCCTCCCCACTCGCCTCCTAAACCTACACCTTGTCCAAAACGGCAAAGCATCAGTAATAACGGAGCAGCAACACCAATACTGGCATAACTTGGCAAAAATCCAATTGTAACTGTCGAAATACCCATTGTTAATAAAGCAGCAACCAAAGTAAATTTACGTCCAATCTTATCTCCGTAATGTCCGAAAAATGCAGATCCTAATGGCCTGGATAAAAAGGCTATCGAAAAAGTGGCTAAAGATTCCAATGTCGCCATTGTCGAATCTGAACCAGGGAAAAATAACTGAGGAAAAACCAATACTGCGGCATTGGCATAAATATAAAAATCAAAAAATTCGATTGTCGTGCCAATAAGGCTTCCAAAAAGAACATGTTTTAAAGAGTTCTTTTGAGTTGGGTTCGTTTTCATGTAAAATTGATATAACTTTTTCTTTGATTACAAAAATATAGTTTCATTATTAATAATTCAGCTTTAAGAGAATTAGTTTTAAAACACTTTTAGTTTTTTAACAAAAACCATGAGTTTTATATTTTAAAAAATCATTCTTTTATCAATTCTCAAAAACCTGATTATGGGAATTTTAAAACAAAATTGAAAAATCAAATCTTAAGCAATCGTTAAAAACGTTTTTAACTGTATATTTTCATTAAATTTACAGCTGTCAAAAATAAATTTTCAATTATGCCTACCGACTGTATCAGCTTTCAATCTTCTGGTTATTTTTCTAAACTAATGCAGGATTACTTAGATCAAAAAGCAGAATTAAAAACGCTGTACAATAATTTTCCAACCCTAGAAAATTTTGAAAAACAGATTACTGAAAAAGCAGCTAATTTTGATCAGAATAACCGAATCCCATTGGTTGAGACTTTACAAAAACAATATCAAAATATTGAGATTTCGGAGTCAACCCAGCATAATATTACGCTTTTAAAACTGGAAAATACATTTACGATTACAACAGGACATCAGTTAAATTTGTTTAGCGGACCTTTGTATTTCTTATATAAAATCATTTCCACGATTAATCTGACCAAAGAATTAAAATCGAAATATCCTTCTTATAATTTTGTCCCTGTTTACTGGATGGCAACAGAAGACCATGATTTTGAAGAAATTAATTATTTTAATTTTAAAGGAAAAAAAATACGCTGGAATGCCGAAAGCACAGGACCTGTCGGCAGATTATCCACTGACGGATTAGAAGATTTATTTGAAATCTATTCTAAAGAATTAGGTTCAAGCACAAATGCAAACACACTGAAAAAACTATTTGAAGATGCGTATTTAAAACATGAAAATCTGGCTGATGCGACACGTTTTCTTGCCAACGCTCTTTTTTCAACTTATGGTTTAGTGATTATTGATGCTGATGATACTAAACTGAAACGAGCCTTTATTCCTTTTGTAAAAGAAGAATTAGAAAATCAAACTTCGTTTAAAACGGTACAAAAATCAATTGAAAAACTTTCAGATTATACTGTTCAGGTAAATCCGAGAGAAATCAATTTATTTTATATTGAAGACAAACTTCGTGAAAGAATCATTTTTGAAAATGATAAGTACATTGTCAACAATACCAAAATCTCATTCTCTAAAGAAGAAATTCTGAAATTACTGGAAAATAATCCGGAAAAATTTAGCCCGAATGTAATTATGCGTCCCTTATATCAGGAAATTATCCTGCCTAATCTTTGTTATATTGGCGGAGGCGGAGAAATTGCTTATTGGCTGGAATTAAAATCGTTTTTCGAAGCTGTAAATATTACTTTCCCAATTTTACTGGTTCGAAATTCAGTTCTTTTGGCTACTGAAAAACAAGCTAAAAAAGCAGACAATTTAAACTTAACCTGGAAAGATTTATTTAGTAAATCTGAAATTCTGATCAATACAATTACACATAAACTTTCTCCTTTTCCAATTGATTTGACAGAGCAAAAACAAGCTCTTGAAAAACAATTCGCTTATCTATTTGAATTAGCAGAAAAGACCGATAAATCTTTTTCAGGTGCCGTAAAAGCACAAGAAGTAAAACAGAAAAAAGGTTTAGAAAATCTGGAAAAACGTTTATTAAAAGCGCAAAAAAGAAAATTACAGGATGAATTGCAACGTGTAACAGATTTACAATGCGAATTGTTTCCAAATTATAGTCTTCAGGAACGTCAGGCTAACTTTTCCGAATTTTATTTAGAAAACGGCGAACAGTTGATTCCGCTTTTAATTCAAAAATTAAAACCCTTAGAACATAATTTTAATATCATAATCACCTAAAATAATTATCTTTAAAAATTCAAAGTAATTATTTCGGAAAC is a window of Flavobacterium crocinum DNA encoding:
- a CDS encoding MFS transporter — encoded protein: MKTNPTQKNSLKHVLFGSLIGTTIEFFDFYIYANAAVLVFPQLFFPGSDSTMATLESLATFSIAFLSRPLGSAFFGHYGDKIGRKFTLVAALLTMGISTVTIGFLPSYASIGVAAPLLLMLCRFGQGVGLGGEWGGAVLLAIENAPPNKRAWYGMFPQLGAPIGLLLSGGTFLLLTDSMSNEDFMDYGWRIPFIASALLVIVGFYIRTKITETPSFENSKKEQEEVKVPFLELVKSYKNQLIFGTFAAITTFLVFYLMTVFTLSWATSDLGIVKRDGLLIQLFSVLFFALFIPISAVVADKIGRRKMLILATAAIAVFGFFFAYFLSSGNIVLVTTFACIGMSLMGFTYGPLGTFLSELFPTNVRYSGASLTFNMAGILGAAFAPMIAIWLAKTYDVSYVGFYLVIAALISLISFLVISKDEHKF
- a CDS encoding SdpI family protein; this encodes MNLEFKKELPIIGIILVPFVYLATIWNELPETVPIHWNSKGEIDNWGNKLSLIGMLFMLPVLTYVILSVISKIDPKKRMSLMGGKLYQLKFILVLFMSILALFIIYSTKSQTISSPSFVFVLLGALFMILGNYFKVMQPNYFIGIRTPWTLENPEIWKTTHVFAGKLWFVAGLIIILGSLIFESAGFSKVFMIIVFAIAIAPIAYSYLKFKSHTKKENNL
- the bshC gene encoding bacillithiol biosynthesis cysteine-adding enzyme BshC, encoding MPTDCISFQSSGYFSKLMQDYLDQKAELKTLYNNFPTLENFEKQITEKAANFDQNNRIPLVETLQKQYQNIEISESTQHNITLLKLENTFTITTGHQLNLFSGPLYFLYKIISTINLTKELKSKYPSYNFVPVYWMATEDHDFEEINYFNFKGKKIRWNAESTGPVGRLSTDGLEDLFEIYSKELGSSTNANTLKKLFEDAYLKHENLADATRFLANALFSTYGLVIIDADDTKLKRAFIPFVKEELENQTSFKTVQKSIEKLSDYTVQVNPREINLFYIEDKLRERIIFENDKYIVNNTKISFSKEEILKLLENNPEKFSPNVIMRPLYQEIILPNLCYIGGGGEIAYWLELKSFFEAVNITFPILLVRNSVLLATEKQAKKADNLNLTWKDLFSKSEILINTITHKLSPFPIDLTEQKQALEKQFAYLFELAEKTDKSFSGAVKAQEVKQKKGLENLEKRLLKAQKRKLQDELQRVTDLQCELFPNYSLQERQANFSEFYLENGEQLIPLLIQKLKPLEHNFNIIIT
- a CDS encoding autorepressor SdpR family transcription factor; translation: MNDIFKALNDATRREILELLRQKDMSAGEIADAFNISKPSISHHLDILKRADLITSEKRGQFIIYSINTTIMEDVLQWILTFKK